The proteins below come from a single Burkholderia humptydooensis genomic window:
- the efp gene encoding elongation factor P, which yields MKTAQELRVGNVVMVGNDAWVVSKAEYNKSGRNAAVVKMKLKNLLTNAGQESVYKADDKFDVVVLDRKEVTYSYFADPMYVFMDADYNQYEVEAEMMGDALNYLEDGMACEVVFYNEKAISVELPTILVREITYTEPAVKGDTSSGKVLKNAKLSTGFELQVPLFCNTGDKIEIDTRTNEYRSRA from the coding sequence ATGAAAACCGCACAGGAACTCCGCGTAGGCAACGTCGTGATGGTCGGCAACGACGCATGGGTCGTCTCGAAGGCCGAATACAACAAGTCGGGCCGCAACGCCGCCGTCGTCAAGATGAAGCTGAAGAACCTGCTGACGAACGCAGGCCAGGAATCGGTCTACAAGGCGGACGACAAGTTCGACGTCGTCGTGCTCGATCGCAAGGAAGTCACGTATTCGTACTTTGCCGACCCGATGTACGTGTTCATGGACGCCGACTACAACCAGTACGAAGTCGAAGCGGAAATGATGGGCGACGCGCTCAACTATCTCGAAGACGGCATGGCGTGCGAAGTCGTGTTCTACAACGAGAAGGCGATCTCGGTCGAACTGCCGACGATCCTCGTTCGCGAGATCACGTACACGGAACCGGCCGTCAAGGGCGACACGTCGTCGGGCAAGGTGCTCAAGAACGCGAAGCTCTCGACGGGCTTCGAGCTGCAGGTGCCGCTCTTCTGCAACACCGGCGACAAGATCGAAATCGACACGCGCACGAACGAGTACCGCAGCCGCGCATAA